CTTCTGGCAAACACATCTTGTACATTCAGGTTTATTAACCTAAAGCAAGGGAAAATCtcagcttaaaaaaaaatttaagatagATGGAAACTAACTACAGGTCATATAGCATCTGCACATAGACATGAAAAACACCTATATCACCTAACATAACTTTCATAAGTTTCCTGAAGTTCTGATTAAATTATATGCATTTTTGTTGACTCTTGATGCTTTATTTAGAATAAAACCCAATGACTAGTGCTTCATTTGATATATGGTTGTTTGCCCCCTTTTTTTGGTTGAACTGGGACTTGTCGAAACCAAACCAAAATACCAGAGTTAAGGATCAAAGTTTTGTCTCTTGTATCAACACAAGAGACTTTACCCACTTGCATCATTGGCAACCCACATGGTTTGTTTTCGTTCCAACATTATCTGTATAGCAGTTTAGCAATGATTGAGAAACAGAATGAATCCCTTTAGTTTGCATTAGTTTGTACAGGGATGTAATTCCACTTCTCTTCCCATGCTTCTTGTCAATAAGGTGAGGCAAGCATACCAAATCTCCCACATCCAGTAAGCTAAAACTAAGATAAACTTTCTGTGTATCAGTTGGTTTTGGCTTTAAGATCATGCTGGTTGACTTTCTCTTTGGAACAGGAGTGGGTGGCTGTGACACAAGTAATGTTGATTCATAActacgatcaggagtcgacgaTATTTGTTAAGAAATTTCGACTTAAACTATATACCATAACCTGAAGAAACCAGATCCTAGAGAGGGTAACCAGATCACATGGATAACTTTGTGAGAAATTCCTTGAATATAGATTTCTATGTACTGAGAGAAAGTAAAGCTTCAATGAAATACCAGAAGAGATGTTGCAAAATTTAGAATATGGATCACTCACAGAAGATTTGGATTTTTGGTTATTGTTAGCACCATAATTTTGGTCTTACAGAGATAACAATACATGTAACTTATTTGATGaaagttatttttttgaaatgatAAATCTaagagttctttttcttttcttttttaagaggAAATGTGTCAAGGACCCAAGAGGATTCATAAAATCTAATAGTTCAAATGGCCTCATAGAACTTAAAAGGTGCTTATATTGACATAAGAAATAATTTGCTAAGCTAAAACGAAAATAAAGGGAAAAAGATCTGCACCTGCCATCCATGCCAACAATTACAACAGTGTTATGAGCTCCAAATGCAGCAATATAGCGTGTGGCTTCTGGTAGGTGAAATTGTGCAAATGACCACTCAGAACTAAAATACTTTGGCAATACCCCTGAAAATTTTCAGTACTCATGAGATAACTATCCTTTCTCACAGAAAGACTGCATGCTTATACAGTAATAATGAGCAACATCAAATAGAGATACTGACAAATAGCTAAAACTGGCTGTCACATTTCAAATATCCTATTAGAAAGAAAATCAATTCTGTGCAGCTCAtgaatcaagttttttttttttcttttttgtttttgtgaaACAGTTTGTCTTCTTCTGAAATCACAGATTAGAAAATATAGAAATGGGTCAACTGAACAGTAATCGCTAATTGGTTGACAAGAAAAAAGTATACCTGACTTATGAAAGATGCAGATTTGGAAGTTGGAATCGGGCCAACTTAGAAATATCTCTACACTACTGAAGCAATAAACAGTTGAAGGTACTTTATCATACTGGGTTTGAAATATGATATTTGAGATATTTTTACAGGCACCGCCATTTCCGGTGAATACCGCTAAGACAATGGGTCAGGTTGAGCACATTAATCTTACAAGAAGATCATCAGAATAGGGTCTGCTTTCCTATAACAAAAGAAAGGATTAAGGATAAATGCATACACATTTTCCTATACATTAATGTAAAAGAAGTCAAGACCAAGTTTACTGATGTGAACAAGAATTGCATCTTTGTGGGGAAATTTTTTACTGAACAAGCTTTTCTTAAAACATCCTAGCTGTACAACATCAGAAAAATATCTCAAAGAAATGGTAAGAAACCAGAgtatggttcaagaaattctacATTTTCTTCCCCGCCAGTTTTgtagataaaaaagaaaatgaatatatCATACAGCAATATTATCTCTTCTAACCTTTCATAAAGGATAATGACGAGCCAGGGTTAGCACCAGTGTTTGGAGATATGAGGGCATCAAGAGAACTTGAAGAGTTCTGATGGACCATTCCTGGGCCTTGACCAAAAGTTTGATGGTTCGATGCATCCTCTCCTACTACTCGAACTCTAAGACTGAATATATGAACAGTCCCTTTGTCACTAGAAACTGCTAACCACTGTACATTGGGAGAGAGAGCAATGCTGTATATTTCAGCTTTATCAGCTCCCCTCCGAACCTACACCATCACCAAATAtgagttaaataaattaaaagaaagTGCATGATGATAGCAACAAATAATTCAAGTAGGAAGATGTTAGGAAAAAGAAACAACTTTTGCTATATATCATAGTCTATCTCTAGTTTAATGGCAAGcagcaagaggaagaggaagatatAACATTGAAGTCCTTTATAGTCACAGATATATACATTGAGATATTGACTGCCCCATTAAAACCAACAATTACAAATATTTGCTCAAGACAGCAGCCAAACTTAATGTAAATTCTGACTTCAAAACTGTGAGTAAAGCCCATCATGTACATAAAATATATAGTTGGCTTATGCTTATCAGGCCTTGTCCAAATTATATACAGGCCTGTTACTGAACTAGTATTTACTTGGGGCCTCAGGTTGAGCCTGAGCATACACCTTCCCTAGTCTGGCCCATATTTTCACAAGTAAAGCACTCATTTGAGCTATGATTTAAGGGTGCTAAAGTGAGCTTGCAACTTAAATAAGTCTAGTCCTGGACTTTTCCAATAAAAGAGTCATTAACAAGACACTGAGAGATTCTTAAGGAGAAGCAGAGGACTCTAGTTGAAGGCTTTCTCATGCTTTGATCAATTATATGATGCGATCATACATGAATTTTAACAAATCTAATGATTCAAAAAGCAATTTCTATATAAATTAATCAGgagatatcaaaaaaaaaaaggagaaaaaagaagaaaaaagaggatcGATTCATAGCCAATACATGGCAGTCTACCTCTTGTAGGCGGGTTCCATCCATCGTGTTAAATATCCTTATTAGTGTGCCCTTTACACTTGCTGTTGCAAGAAGAAGCCCATCCATAGTCAAGGTCAAGCAAGCAACATGAGAATCATGTGCACTGATAAACTTAGTCACCTTCAGACCAAAGTGTTCAATACGAACTTGCCCACTGTGAAGACCAGGGCAAGCCAGAACAGAGGTATTTGAATGATGTGAAAGGCAACAAAGCCCCTTCGGATTTGATAAAGTCTCAATCTGGTGAAGCAGCTTTAGATCTAAAAAGTTGTAGACATATATCTTGCGCTCAAGAACCACAACAATGCGGTCTCGCCTCAATTTTACAGCCCTGACATCAGATCTGAATGCAAATTCACCAATGCACCGACTTTGATGATCATCCCAGATCATCACTTTGTTTGGTGGGTACTGTGAGTTGGCTCCACCACCAACAAGAGCTAGAATATTGCACCGAAACAGCATTTCAACTATTCCAAAACCCCCATTCTTCAATTCCCTTCTAAAGGTTTCCTTGAAAGGCTCACAATTATAGATCCTAAAACCAGAGCTTGTGCCAGCAGCAAAGCACCCGTAGTCCTGATTCCACGACACGGACAACAACTCAGTTTCATCATCATTAGTAATATTCACTTGAGGTTGAACAAATGCTACAGGTGATTGCTGGGAATGTGGTGATTCCAGTGCGCCAAGCCTCATGGGTGGGAGTACTTCTTGAGATGTTGAGACCGTCGAGCTCATGAGGACTGAAATGATTCTCACCAGTGATGGACCCGGCCAAAGACCATCGAAAAAAAATACAATCTAGAACTCCTCAGAGGCTGCCTAAGGTAGACAAAATTCCTGCAGCATCAAGATCTAGAAGATTTTACATATAATTATAGACCATTTCTCCACATTCAGTAATGGCCCTTGCATTAAATCATTTATAATAAGATGCAATCTGCAGTTTAGATTCAATAGTAGATACATAGATATATAGACAATACAAagttaataaattaattttaaatagaaAAGTCACTTAATCAACACATAGCAAGATGGTCTTGAGGGTGACTTGAAATTTTGAAGGAGAAAATACCCAGCTACTATATTATAAGTTAAGGAAAAAAGCTTTTCTAGAAACCCAAAACAAATATGCTAATGATCATGCTAAATAGCAGTTGCAACTACGTTCAAATTTGTTTGATCCTGCAAAGACAGAAATAATTTCATACATGACTTTCCTGAGTACCGTGTTATCTTAATACAAATAACGAAAGATAAACATGGTTATGAAAGAGGTTGTATGACAATATGGTAGGTGGCTTTGTCAATATATGTTGAAAAGTCTCAAGGCACACTAGCATTGTGCAGTGATGGGAGCGCCATTAACTAACCTCCACTTAGTGCATTAGCTAAAGATCAATCTCGGCAAATGACTAGATATGCGGATGCAACTTATGGTGGTCTTTTTGCATTGATAGCCTGTTCCAACAGTTCATGGTTGACTCAAAATGAAAGCTGCCCTTACGAAACTGGGCTTCAGTTGACTCATAACTATTGCTTGGCTTTAGCTCAAAAGGTATAATTGAACTGATTGACTTCATCTtggatttatttcaatgataagATTCAATTAGCAATCATAGATTCTTTCAAGGACTTCTGATGATCAAGAATAAGTGAAGCCGATAAAAGATAATTCAACAATATTCATCTTACTATATACATATCAGAGCTTGGAGTCAGCACCTAGGGAATAATCACGCAAAACCAACTTAGCCAACAGAAGGGagggaaggaaaaagaaaaagaaagaactttTTATTGTCACTTCACTATTACCTAAAGAGCACAGCAATTACTAATAACTATGATGCTTGTGCCTcttagggcttgtttggtttgcgggaaaaggaggaaaagtgtggtcaacgggaaagtattgagatgcctcttgtttggttggagttttcaaatgagagaaatagaaaattatattttcatgggaatatgattccaacgtttcatggaaaagtctttcctatgaaaaacatggaaaagttacttttccataagccggaaatcactccatttttatttttttctaaaaaagcccttcagcattaaagaggcattaaagacctaatttttattaagggtataacaggaattacacataactttctcagaaaagtggatggtcaaccaaacataagcactctgaaaatctatcactttttcattgtcaaccaaacatgccaaaagtactttttcaggcaTCCTCTTCCCAAAAATCTGCTTTCCACGTACATATtcttaggaggaaaaatgcttcccgcaaaccaaacgagcccttagagtTTGATCTACAATAAGAGTCAGGTTCAACTTGTAACAACAACTACAGTCTAAACATCAAAAGTCCAGTTAAAGTTAAAATGTCAACCCAGAGGTACAGGTGGCTTGTTATGAGACCCAAAAAAAATGCTTTTATTACCCGGGCTTTAAAATATGGTCTAAAGCACAGAAACAAGATTACTAGATGAGGGCTGCTGAGTTTGTCTACTTTGACTCATACTAAAAGCCCAAGTAACAGTTGTTCTTTCATCTGACAAAAAAGGAGATCTAGCTTGATACTGTAACTGTTAATGAGGGTCTAGGTCGTATTAGGATAGGCCTTGGAGGATTGTAAGTTGATAACTAATAGCTTGAGCATGTAATGTGTTAGGAGAGTTTTAAGTCAATACAAGGAAAGAACTTAGAACTCAGAAGTGACAAGGCTGACCAAGAACTCTTAGTTCATCTAACTTACTAGGTAACTATTTCTGAGCATATTTAAATTTACTTCAAGAATCAATTTGGTGGTTTTATGCATAATTTGTGACAACCTTCAATAAAATTTTAGATAAGATAATAATTCCAGTGCTGAATCCAATAAGTACTGCTTCTTCCATCACTTATAGTCTTATTATTTCAATTATCCTTTCCACTAAAAATCAAATTAAGAGACTTGTAAAATCTGGTGGACTCCTCTGCACGCCATCCAGTTTCTTAAGCGAATAGAAGGTAGGATTAGAATTCATTAATGCTACAAGGTTGACAAATATCATGATTTGACAGATCAATGTGCATGGGATTGATCGCATATTTCTTTTCATAGAAAAAGATCAAAAGAATACGGCATCAAGCAAATCAAACTCTTCCATGACCCTTTAGAAAGCAATAAACTTCAATGAATCATCTGCTCTTTGCTTTGCAAGCTTACGAACTCAGGGATAACACCAATGAACAGAATAATTGAACTGACGCACGATGGCATGAACATGTATCCaaatttgacaaaaaaaaagtgataGCTAACAGTAACCTTAAACGAAGGAAAACAAATGCGTCAAAACCCACCAAATATCCAAAAGTTATCTAATAGCTCCACGTAAACTGACCGAAGAATCCTAATCtcagaggaaaaaaaatcaaaagcgaAGCGAAGAAATCGTCATTTTCCTGAAAAACTCCAAGACAGCTAAAAAATAAGATCAAAATGAAAACCTTGAGCGTCTGAAATGCAAAAATTAAGAAACaagtattgaaaaaaaaaaatccaaaaggaGATCTCACGGTGGCAAATTCGAAAAAATACCTAAAGATTTAAATGAATGCAGCATCCTCTGATCCAAAATTCCACCAAAATTAAacgaagaaagaggaaaaatacAGCGAAGAGAGGGGAAGTTCTGAGTACCTGAGAAGCTCCACGGATCTCCAGCCCTTTTCCCAGAAGCGAAGGAAAGGATCCAAGCCCCGAGAAATAATACCAAGGAGGGCTCAggatttatataaaaatttccccactctctctctccctccccgagAAAaggtcctccctctctccctataTACCACGGAACGTAGCCCCGGAGAAAGGCAACAGCACTGGCGGTATCGTGTACCTTAGTTCCGTAGATCAGACGGTCCGCCTTCCGCTACCTGCGTGATTGATGAAGACGTGGTCGAATCGGTACCGTCAGAAGTGCTATGATTTGTGATGTGGTTCCGGTCACCACCCAGTGAGAGGTAATGACCGTATGAGGTGACACGTGGAAGGAGGTGATCATCTCAAAGTCCGGTCCAACGGACACACCTGTAACAGCCGGGAATTAGTTTCGGGTCTGAGACCCGTAACGGAATCTAACCCTTAATTAACGCAGTCCAGGCTGCCCCTTGTTAGAAAGTATGGGCAAGACTGGATCGGCCAAACTATTTCGTTGTCGCTACGGGATTATTGGATGGACCATGTTCATCAGCTCAACAATAGATCAGCCCAACTATAGAGCAACAtggataagaaaaaaatatacatattttCTACACTGCATGCACCATGCGATCATGCACGCCATCAATCACAATCGTTAATTTTTATGAATCTCATTTATCAAGTATGAATTCCGATGCATCACTATAGAAATGCGCTATTGTATTCCATGCAAGAATAATTTCTATACCACGTTATTCATGGCTTGTGTGTGTCGGACCAATCCACCACTAAGCTGGTGGTTTTGATCCAACTAATAATTTTAACAGGTAGGGATGTAGGCTACCATGCCTTAATAAGTTATCCTCATGTTGCTGAGAGCTATGATTCGAAGTTTGTCTCATTTTGTTtgtacaaaaaaacaaaaagtgaGTATGATAATTGGACCATCAAGGTCTTTTTTGAGCTAAAGAGCCGCCATGAATGACATCCATTAATTGTGTTGATAACTCCAAGTTGAATTTAGAGTCCAAGCTGTTAGATGGGCGGTTTATGGATCTGTGATTAGAATCATGGAATATGGGTGGGAGCAGTATCCTCGAAGTTGCCCTGTGTCATTGTCTGTTCTTTTGCTATTCCTAGTCCAAGGATGGATATATGAGACTACCAATTAACCTTATGCAAAGGAAATACGTACATAGACTCTTTGATCATGTGGGAGGAAGCACTCTTAGTCAAACATCTTCATTTCATAAATCAGTTTTAGATGCTACTAGGACTGCAAGTAGGTCGGATTGGATCGAGGATAAGCACAACATAAATCCAATTGATCTTTAAATCAGGTCTAGAAGTTGAATCCAAACTTAATCCAATTCCATCTATGGTGGATCTGTTCGAGTATACATTAATTTTATCAGTTCATCATATTTTCATGAAATTAGGTTTAACaataatcctaacacaaactatAATAACTATATATAAATTGGTTACCTAGTTATATCATTgcatattatataataaaataatagcaTTAACTACTTTGAAATATGGTCCTCAAGTATAGCAAAATAACTCGTTTTCTACGTGAAACCTTACTTTTTCTAATATCCAATAATATTGGTGTGAGTATAGAGATTGGTTTTGGGTTTGGATTTTGAATCTAGTAAATATATTTTGGATTTAGACATGAGTACTATGGCCAAATCCAGCCTGCTAGCACCCCCAATTACAGCTATTAAAATGACACCTAAGCTTAGTGCTAGTTTAAACCAGCTGTTAAGATGGCTTTTGAATTACTAATGGCTAACTTATTTCCACGGCTGCCTTTAGATTGGCAATTGAGTCGGTTATATATGCTTTGCATAAGCTAAGCTAGTTTCCTTAGTAGAACAAGCCTGCTTGCAGGATCTTAAGTTGAGCCTGTGCTATTCATGAACATACGTTTCTTTTTCTATGCATCAGCTTAGTTACACGTGATGATGGTATTCACATCAGTGCAGGTGCAATTGCATCAACACATTGTTCAACGGCAGATGTCCAACTTAATGTGCATGCCGGCATAATCTAGATGACGCTTCCATTTAAGAAAGTAGATGGTCATGTATTCAGCCAAAGCAATTTTAGGGTAACTCGAAGATATCGCTAAGGTGAGGGATGCTGTGGCCTTTGAGGCTAAGCATGTATTCAGGGAGGCTAACGGGGCGGCTGACTGGGTAGCTGCATATGCAGCACACCATTCAGGATACGCCCTGTGGGCAGGAGAGCGGGAGTTGCCATCGGCACTTCGcgagattttgtattttgatgttcTTGGGTGCATTCGGACACGTGTTGTTTGAAGCACccgttttaagcaaaaaaaaaaaaaaaaaaaggaaaagtcaCTTAGGTGTCTTGCACCAATAACTTTACTTCATTAAGCCCATCATGGGAGTTCTGTGCAACCTCTGATAAATATCATCAAAATATGGATTGGTAATCAAATAAGAAGGTCCACAAGTGCATATCGTGCCATCAAACAATGTGCACCGTGTATGGCACAAAATACACTCATGGACTAATTTATTTGATGGTTGTTCATCTTCTGATGATAGCTATTGAGAGCTGCACAGTACTCTATGATGTAGTCCATGCGCCGTAGAGAATCTGTGCTTGAAAATGGCACACTTCACGATGTCAGAGAATATACCACACCACACCACACGGAGTGACTAGAATGGTATGCTTTACTTAAAATCTTTTTTGTCCTTCTAGCACTTTGGTTTTGCAAAAATAGAACGAGCATTGGACGTGTGATGACTGAGGCTGATTCAAAAGGATGGCTATCCGTATGCTTCTCCTGGTCTGCttgtggataaagatgacaaacaacaaaagtgtgtgtatatatatatatatgtcgttATGAAAGACAGACGAAAGTTCTTTGCAGTCCATCAGAAATCCAAAACCTCGTTCTCGCTCCAAAGTAGCCATTTCCAAAGACCAAACACAACCGTATCCTCTTGTTTTACGCCAAAATCTGTAAACTTCAATGAAATTGTCCGGTTCTTAGTGGATTGCACCAAAGGCATACCCTCTTCCAAGTTTATATGCAAAGCCAAGTAACGAAACTTCTCTAGCTTTGGAACATCCCAAGCCAAGTCCCAAAATGGGTAACTCCTTGACATGCCCTTGCTCCAATTCCTCAACTGAGGGTGTACTGGTACTGAGATCAGATGGGAGCCTTCTCAAGCTCAAGAAGGGAGTCCATGCACGTGTGGTCATGGAAGCTCATGCAGGCCATAGGTTGGTACGTTGCTGCTCTGACCGGACAGTCGTGATGGGCTCCGTTCAGCTCGAGAGCAACCGGCTCTACTTCTTGGTGCCCGAGGGCTCCGAGAGATGCCAAGAGACCTACGAGAAGTTCTGGCGGGTGGGAGAGTCCAAGGGGTTGATGCCgcagaagagaagaaaggagggaaACGATGGAGTAATGCATCTGGGCCAGGCTTGGGTGCCTGAGGCTACCGAGCTGAAGAAATATCCTTGGGAGCCAGCGTTGAAGACTATAGAAGAGGTTACCTCGCAATCATTGAGCGACCATGCACAGGAGTCTTTTCCAGCGGTAAAAGTGAATTAATTCACCGAGGAATCCGAAGCTTCTTTTCTGCAGCAGTTTCATTGATCTTTTGTTGCACCTTTAGCAAGGTTATATGATTAGATGGTGGATTTGACTCCATTCTTCTTGCCAAGAATGTGGCAG
The Phoenix dactylifera cultivar Barhee BC4 chromosome 3, palm_55x_up_171113_PBpolish2nd_filt_p, whole genome shotgun sequence DNA segment above includes these coding regions:
- the LOC103716696 gene encoding autophagy-related protein 18c; the encoded protein is MSSTVSTSQEVLPPMRLGALESPHSQQSPVAFVQPQVNITNDDETELLSVSWNQDYGCFAAGTSSGFRIYNCEPFKETFRRELKNGGFGIVEMLFRCNILALVGGGANSQYPPNKVMIWDDHQSRCIGEFAFRSDVRAVKLRRDRIVVVLERKIYVYNFLDLKLLHQIETLSNPKGLCCLSHHSNTSVLACPGLHSGQVRIEHFGLKVTKFISAHDSHVACLTLTMDGLLLATASVKGTLIRIFNTMDGTRLQEVRRGADKAEIYSIALSPNVQWLAVSSDKGTVHIFSLRVRVVGEDASNHQTFGQGPGMVHQNSSSSLDALISPNTGANPGSSLSFMKGVLPKYFSSEWSFAQFHLPEATRYIAAFGAHNTVVIVGMDGSFYRCSFDLVNGGEMVQQEYNRFLKAGKH